From Rudanella lutea DSM 19387, a single genomic window includes:
- a CDS encoding DUF5009 domain-containing protein, with the protein MLSTSLPKAPATPTLPMALRVGSIDVLRAITMVLMIFVNDLWSLTGVPVWLEHVAPGVDGIGFSDVIFPAFLFIVGLSTPFAIAHRSSRGDSDRAILGHILSRTIALLVMGLWFVNGESINEAATGMHRLVWNTLSCISFILIWNTYPETAPQWLTTGARLLGAGTLLTLAILYRGGDGTARFESHWWGILGLIGWSYLVGAVTTLLARGRMAILALVWIAFCGLSMAFGAGLVPKALLLIPEPIIGGTLAGLTLGGVLTATVFRYCHLHQLTRPMTIGFLVMSGVLIGLSVYTRPFWGLSKLAATPAWLFLCSAFTLLAFTALYWLVDVAGKKYWFRFIKPAGTDTLLCYLMPHFAYALVVGLGLHLPAFLLAGGVGLAKSFAFALLCVWVAGRLNQLGIKLKL; encoded by the coding sequence ATGCTGTCTACTTCACTGCCTAAGGCTCCGGCCACTCCTACCCTCCCGATGGCTTTGCGCGTCGGTTCCATCGATGTTCTACGGGCCATCACGATGGTCCTTATGATTTTCGTCAACGATTTATGGTCGCTCACGGGCGTACCGGTTTGGCTCGAACACGTAGCGCCCGGCGTTGACGGTATCGGCTTCTCCGACGTCATCTTTCCGGCCTTCCTGTTTATTGTTGGTCTTTCTACCCCGTTCGCCATTGCCCATCGTAGCAGTCGGGGCGACTCTGACCGGGCCATTCTGGGCCATATTCTGAGCCGCACCATCGCCCTGCTGGTTATGGGGCTCTGGTTCGTCAATGGCGAGTCGATCAACGAGGCCGCTACGGGCATGCACCGGCTAGTCTGGAACACGCTATCCTGTATTTCGTTTATCCTGATCTGGAACACCTATCCAGAAACAGCTCCCCAATGGCTAACGACCGGGGCCCGATTACTGGGGGCTGGCACGCTGCTAACCCTGGCCATTCTGTACCGGGGTGGCGATGGCACCGCCCGGTTTGAATCGCACTGGTGGGGTATTCTGGGGCTGATTGGCTGGTCGTATCTGGTGGGTGCCGTCACCACCTTGCTGGCGCGGGGTCGCATGGCCATACTGGCTCTGGTGTGGATTGCTTTTTGTGGATTGAGCATGGCGTTTGGGGCGGGCCTTGTCCCGAAAGCCCTGCTGTTAATTCCTGAGCCAATCATTGGCGGAACCTTAGCCGGCCTAACCCTCGGTGGAGTGCTCACAGCCACCGTTTTTCGCTACTGCCACCTGCACCAACTGACCCGCCCCATGACGATCGGGTTTCTGGTCATGAGCGGGGTGCTGATTGGCTTGTCGGTGTACACGCGCCCTTTTTGGGGCCTCTCCAAACTGGCAGCTACCCCGGCCTGGCTCTTTCTGTGCAGTGCCTTTACGTTGCTGGCTTTTACGGCCTTGTACTGGCTCGTTGATGTAGCCGGCAAAAAATACTGGTTCCGGTTCATCAAACCCGCCGGTACCGACACCCTGCTTTGCTACCTGATGCCCCATTTTGCCTACGCCTTGGTGGTCGGGCTGGGGCTGCACCTACCCGCGTTTCTGCTGGCGGGCGGTGTGGGACTGGCCAAATCGTTTGCGTTTGCGCTCCTGTGCGTATGGGTAGCCGGGCGGCTCAACCAGCTCGGAATCAAACTAAAACTTTGA
- a CDS encoding (2Fe-2S)-binding protein, with protein MQTATLPTPVTKPHPAPPEPVGTGVRSFSLNVNGADYELNVAPWTTLLDALREYLDLTGTKKGCDHGQCGACTVLVDGKRINSCLTLAVMHEDHQITTIEGLADTQTGDLHPVQQAFIDHDAFQCGYCTPGQICSAVGMINEGRVKTDADIRELMSGNICRCGAYPHIVDAIRDVMQLNPTA; from the coding sequence ATGCAAACGGCAACTCTCCCAACGCCGGTCACCAAGCCGCACCCGGCCCCGCCCGAGCCCGTCGGTACCGGTGTTCGTTCCTTCTCGCTCAATGTCAACGGAGCCGACTATGAGCTCAACGTAGCCCCGTGGACCACGCTCCTCGACGCCCTGCGTGAATACCTCGACCTGACAGGCACAAAAAAAGGGTGCGATCATGGGCAGTGCGGGGCTTGTACGGTGCTGGTCGATGGCAAACGAATTAATTCCTGCCTGACGTTGGCGGTGATGCACGAAGACCATCAGATCACTACCATCGAAGGGCTGGCCGATACCCAAACCGGCGACCTTCACCCGGTACAGCAGGCCTTTATCGACCACGACGCGTTTCAGTGCGGCTACTGCACACCGGGGCAGATCTGCTCGGCCGTAGGAATGATCAACGAAGGGCGGGTGAAAACCGATGCCGATATCCGGGAACTCATGAGCGGCAACATCTGCCGTTGTGGGGCCTACCCCCATATTGTCGATGCCATTCGGGATGTGATGCAACTAAACCCAACCGCCTGA
- a CDS encoding MarR family winged helix-turn-helix transcriptional regulator, with amino-acid sequence MKYGLIRQLIDYAEAYERETAHTGGAAEVTDSEMVYFLAWLNERVAAEKQADQAADGPVQSVSGAAPDTLIGKLVTYLYRYARSLTKRALNDTPLVSSDDFAYMISLMYKPLQTKVELIQYNIHEKTTGMEIIRRLIANGLVEQQNDETDKRSKRLKLTDAGVAMLHQIWPRMVQTSILIGGPLSNTEKLQLVGLMERLHQFHNPIFLSDRSESTEELVRELQKK; translated from the coding sequence ATGAAATACGGACTAATCCGCCAACTGATCGACTATGCCGAGGCCTACGAGCGCGAAACCGCTCACACGGGTGGGGCCGCCGAAGTCACCGATTCGGAAATGGTGTATTTTCTGGCCTGGCTGAATGAACGCGTAGCGGCCGAAAAACAGGCCGATCAGGCGGCCGATGGCCCGGTGCAGTCGGTTTCGGGCGCGGCACCCGATACACTCATTGGCAAGCTCGTAACCTACCTTTACCGATATGCCCGCTCGCTGACCAAACGCGCCCTGAACGATACCCCGCTGGTTAGCTCCGACGATTTTGCGTACATGATTTCACTGATGTACAAGCCCTTGCAGACGAAAGTGGAGCTGATTCAGTACAACATTCATGAGAAAACAACGGGTATGGAAATTATCCGCCGACTGATTGCCAACGGGTTGGTGGAACAACAAAACGACGAGACCGACAAACGCAGTAAACGCCTGAAACTGACCGATGCGGGTGTAGCTATGTTGCACCAAATCTGGCCCCGAATGGTGCAAACCTCAATCCTGATTGGCGGGCCTCTGTCCAATACCGAGAAGTTGCAGTTGGTGGGCCTGATGGAGCGGCTGCATCAATTTCATAATCCTATTTTTCTGAGCGACCGGTCGGAGTCGACAGAAGAGCTGGTGCGGGAGCTACAGAAAAAATAG
- a CDS encoding TonB-dependent receptor has product MRFLYSLVCLLLIGTVQAQTPDQRVGNIIGTVRDAATQELLIGVTIKVANGTQGVVTDTEGRYKLTLPVGTYNLQASYVGYQSLEKFNLVVTSGNDNQANFELTEENQRLSEVTVKANRATAAASTISSPNSIQRLTTEEIKTNPGGNFDISKVIQTLPGVGGSPGGLRNDIIIRGGAPNENVFYLDGIEIPVINHFQTQGGTGGPQGILNVSFIEDVTLSSSSFDARYDNALASVFQFKQREGNRERLQGNFRVSGTELALTTEGPLSEKTTFLASARRSYLQYFFRLIDLPIRPNYWDFQAKITHRFNKKTTLTAVGVGALDEFSFAVPREVTPDKEYTIRRAPLINQWNYTGGLALRHLIENGYLNIALSRNAFDNALDRFEDARQNDESARAFRLRSREIENKLRIDVNKSVAGWRYSYGVSAQYAQFTNDIAGKIRNAVFDPSGQLVSPEVRIRSNTSLDLGRFGAFVQVNRNVLNNRLGVSAGLRTDMNTFTTTGMNPLQTLSPRLALSYALNEQWNLNASVGRYFKMPIYTVLGYRDAQGQFVNRDNRYIASNHYVAGIEFLPNPTRRFTVEGFFKQYSNYPVSVRNGISLANLGADFNAIGNEAVTSTGKGQAYGVEVFFQQKLVKNLFVVASYTYVRSLFSGANGVLVPSAWDNRHLFSGLLGRKFKRGWEMGLKYRFAGGAPYTPFDIPASQANFLALGQGIPDYSKLNTLRLSPLNQFDFRLDKKWNFRRTTLDLFLDVQNAFVLPTPGLPDFVLSRALDGSGYLTTDGAPLRANGSNGIPEVLPNNNPFVTPTIGFMVEF; this is encoded by the coding sequence ATGCGTTTTTTATACAGTCTGGTCTGTCTGCTGCTCATCGGCACGGTACAGGCCCAAACCCCCGACCAACGGGTTGGGAATATCATCGGAACGGTGCGCGACGCGGCCACACAGGAGCTGCTTATTGGCGTGACCATCAAAGTGGCCAACGGTACACAAGGGGTAGTGACCGACACCGAAGGCCGGTATAAGCTGACCCTGCCCGTGGGTACCTACAACCTACAGGCTTCGTATGTGGGCTATCAGTCGCTTGAGAAGTTCAACCTTGTGGTGACGTCGGGCAACGACAATCAGGCTAATTTTGAGCTGACCGAAGAAAATCAGCGGCTGTCGGAGGTGACGGTTAAAGCCAACCGGGCTACCGCGGCCGCGTCGACTATCTCAAGCCCCAATTCCATTCAGCGGCTTACGACCGAAGAAATCAAGACCAATCCCGGCGGCAACTTCGATATTTCGAAGGTGATTCAGACCCTGCCGGGCGTGGGTGGCTCGCCGGGCGGCCTCCGCAACGACATCATTATCCGGGGGGGCGCACCCAACGAAAACGTGTTTTACCTCGACGGGATCGAGATTCCGGTTATCAACCATTTCCAGACGCAGGGTGGCACAGGTGGCCCGCAGGGAATCCTGAACGTGTCGTTTATCGAAGACGTGACCTTGTCGTCGAGCAGTTTCGATGCCCGGTACGATAACGCTCTGGCGTCGGTGTTTCAGTTCAAGCAGCGCGAGGGCAACCGCGAGCGGCTTCAGGGTAACTTTCGGGTAAGCGGCACCGAACTGGCCCTCACCACCGAGGGGCCGTTGTCCGAAAAAACGACCTTTCTGGCCTCGGCGCGTCGGTCGTATCTGCAATACTTTTTCCGGCTCATCGACCTGCCCATCCGGCCCAATTACTGGGATTTTCAGGCCAAAATCACCCACCGGTTCAACAAAAAAACAACCCTGACGGCCGTAGGCGTGGGCGCGCTCGATGAGTTTAGTTTTGCCGTGCCCCGCGAGGTGACGCCTGACAAAGAATACACCATTCGGCGGGCTCCGCTTATTAATCAATGGAACTATACGGGGGGGCTGGCCCTGCGGCACCTGATCGAAAATGGCTACCTCAACATTGCCCTGAGCCGCAACGCGTTCGACAATGCGCTCGATCGGTTTGAGGATGCCCGGCAAAACGACGAGTCGGCGCGGGCGTTTCGGTTGCGGTCGCGGGAGATCGAAAACAAGCTCCGAATCGACGTAAACAAGTCGGTAGCGGGCTGGCGGTACTCGTACGGGGTATCGGCGCAGTACGCACAGTTTACCAACGACATTGCGGGCAAGATTCGGAATGCCGTGTTCGACCCGTCGGGGCAGCTGGTGTCGCCCGAAGTTCGCATCCGGTCGAACACGAGTCTGGATCTGGGCCGCTTCGGGGCGTTTGTGCAGGTAAACCGCAACGTGCTGAACAACCGACTGGGTGTTTCGGCGGGCTTGCGCACTGACATGAACACGTTTACGACCACAGGCATGAATCCGCTGCAGACGCTGTCGCCCCGACTGGCGTTGAGTTATGCTCTCAACGAGCAGTGGAACCTGAATGCGTCGGTGGGTCGCTATTTCAAAATGCCGATTTACACGGTGCTGGGCTACCGCGACGCGCAGGGGCAGTTTGTCAACCGCGACAACCGCTACATTGCCTCAAACCATTACGTGGCGGGTATCGAGTTTTTGCCCAACCCCACGCGCCGGTTCACGGTCGAGGGTTTCTTCAAACAATACAGCAACTACCCGGTGTCGGTACGGAATGGTATCTCGCTGGCTAATCTCGGGGCCGACTTCAACGCGATTGGGAATGAGGCCGTCACGAGCACCGGCAAAGGACAGGCCTACGGGGTGGAGGTATTTTTTCAGCAGAAATTGGTCAAGAACCTGTTTGTGGTGGCCTCGTACACCTACGTGCGGAGCCTGTTTTCGGGAGCCAATGGTGTGCTGGTACCCTCGGCCTGGGACAACCGGCACTTGTTTTCGGGCTTGCTCGGGCGTAAGTTCAAACGCGGCTGGGAAATGGGCCTGAAATACCGGTTTGCGGGTGGGGCGCCCTACACGCCGTTCGATATTCCGGCTTCGCAGGCTAACTTCCTGGCATTGGGGCAGGGAATTCCCGACTACTCGAAGCTGAACACCCTGCGACTGAGCCCCCTGAATCAGTTCGATTTTCGGCTCGACAAAAAGTGGAACTTCCGCCGGACGACGCTCGATCTGTTCCTCGATGTGCAGAACGCCTTTGTGCTGCCCACGCCCGGCCTGCCCGACTTTGTGCTGAGCCGCGCCCTCGATGGTTCGGGCTACCTGACTACCGACGGAGCACCCCTACGCGCCAACGGCAGCAATGGTATCCCGGAGGTGTTGCCCAACAACAACCCATTCGTAACCCCGACTATTGGGTTTATGGTAGAGTTTTAG
- a CDS encoding xanthine dehydrogenase family protein molybdopterin-binding subunit: MHNQVIGKPISRVDGRAKVTGKAKYAAEFTAPDLLHGVVVSSTVTKGRITHIDTGEALTLDGVVKVFTHQNRPKLAWFDMSYKDLDAPPGSPFRPLHDNRIKYNGQPVALVVAETFEQARYAASLVKIEYAEEPHETDLQHHLDEARKPASGLASLLKPPPPKARGHFDKAFTEAPVQLSTGYVHGFEHHNPMELFSSTVVYGKDGKLTIYDKTQGAPNSQFYVSQVFNIPFRDVRVISPYVGGGFGSGLRPQYQLFLAVMAARELKQSVRVSLTRQQMFTFGHRPATVQHIDLGAQPDGTLDALRHTATAETSRFEDYIEVVVNWSGALYKAPNAQFDYKVVPLDQYTPLDMRAPGGVTGMSAIECAMDELSYKLGMDPLELRLKNYTEEDPNEKRPFSSKQLRACYQQAAERFGWANRSAEPRSMREGHTLIGWGMATGVWDANQLPARAEAVLTVNGKLRVSSATADIGTGTYTIMTQIAADTLGLPVEDVLFRLGDSDMPLAPFQGGSLTAGTVGSAVKIVCEDLGKELLKIARKMPNSPFAKATFDEVFFVEKQMRLKADPSVRIDLQTLVDQNGGRAIRTTATSMTNTLKQGKYTRYAHSAVFVEVQVDEELGTVKVTRAVTAVAAGRILNPKTARSQIIGGMVWGISKALEEETVMDHRYGRFMNHNLAEYHVPVCADIHELDVLFVEEHDDVVNPLGVKGVGEIGIVGMPAAIANAIFHATGKRVRELPITLDKLM, translated from the coding sequence ATGCACAATCAGGTAATTGGAAAACCCATTAGCCGCGTCGACGGCCGGGCCAAAGTAACGGGCAAGGCCAAGTATGCCGCCGAATTTACCGCGCCCGACCTGCTCCACGGCGTTGTTGTATCGAGCACAGTCACCAAGGGCCGCATCACTCATATCGACACGGGCGAGGCCCTCACTCTCGACGGCGTAGTGAAGGTATTCACACATCAGAACCGGCCCAAGCTGGCCTGGTTCGACATGAGCTATAAAGATCTGGATGCCCCGCCGGGTTCGCCCTTCCGGCCGCTGCACGACAACCGCATCAAGTACAACGGGCAACCTGTGGCCCTCGTGGTGGCCGAGACCTTCGAACAGGCCCGGTACGCGGCTTCACTCGTCAAAATTGAGTACGCCGAGGAGCCGCACGAAACCGATTTGCAGCATCATCTCGACGAAGCCCGCAAACCCGCGAGCGGACTGGCCTCGCTCCTGAAACCGCCCCCGCCCAAGGCACGCGGTCATTTCGACAAGGCGTTTACCGAGGCACCCGTACAACTTTCGACCGGATACGTGCACGGGTTTGAGCACCATAACCCGATGGAACTGTTCAGCTCGACAGTGGTGTACGGAAAAGACGGTAAACTGACCATTTACGACAAAACGCAGGGTGCCCCCAACAGTCAGTTTTACGTCTCGCAGGTGTTCAACATTCCGTTTCGCGATGTGCGGGTGATCTCGCCCTATGTAGGCGGTGGTTTCGGGTCGGGGTTGCGCCCCCAATACCAGCTATTTCTGGCCGTGATGGCGGCCCGCGAACTAAAACAGTCGGTACGGGTGTCGCTCACCCGTCAGCAGATGTTTACGTTTGGGCACCGCCCGGCCACGGTGCAGCACATCGATCTGGGAGCCCAACCCGATGGTACGCTCGATGCACTGCGGCACACCGCTACGGCCGAAACCTCGCGCTTTGAAGACTATATCGAAGTGGTAGTAAACTGGTCGGGGGCACTCTACAAGGCGCCCAACGCCCAATTCGACTACAAAGTGGTACCGCTCGATCAGTACACGCCACTCGATATGCGGGCACCGGGGGGTGTCACGGGGATGTCGGCTATTGAATGTGCCATGGACGAGCTGTCGTACAAACTTGGCATGGACCCGCTCGAACTCCGGCTCAAGAACTACACCGAAGAAGACCCGAACGAGAAGCGACCCTTTTCGAGCAAGCAACTCAGGGCCTGCTACCAACAGGCCGCCGAACGCTTTGGCTGGGCCAACCGCTCAGCCGAGCCCCGGTCGATGCGCGAGGGCCACACCCTTATTGGCTGGGGCATGGCCACGGGCGTTTGGGATGCCAATCAGCTCCCGGCCCGCGCCGAAGCCGTGCTGACGGTAAACGGCAAGCTACGCGTGAGCAGTGCCACCGCCGATATTGGCACCGGCACGTACACGATCATGACGCAGATTGCAGCCGATACGCTGGGCCTGCCCGTTGAGGATGTGCTGTTCCGGCTCGGTGATTCCGACATGCCGTTGGCCCCGTTTCAGGGCGGGTCACTTACGGCCGGTACGGTAGGCTCGGCGGTCAAGATCGTGTGCGAAGACCTCGGCAAGGAGCTACTTAAAATCGCCCGGAAAATGCCAAACTCGCCCTTTGCCAAAGCAACGTTCGACGAGGTATTTTTCGTGGAGAAACAGATGCGCCTGAAAGCGGACCCCTCAGTCCGCATCGACCTGCAAACCCTGGTTGATCAGAACGGCGGTCGGGCTATTCGGACAACGGCTACCTCGATGACCAACACCCTCAAACAAGGCAAATACACCCGCTACGCTCATTCGGCGGTGTTTGTGGAGGTGCAGGTAGACGAAGAACTGGGTACAGTGAAGGTGACACGGGCTGTAACGGCCGTTGCCGCCGGGCGGATTCTGAACCCCAAAACGGCCCGCAGCCAGATTATCGGCGGTATGGTGTGGGGCATCAGCAAAGCACTGGAAGAAGAAACCGTGATGGACCACCGCTACGGCCGGTTTATGAACCATAACCTGGCCGAGTACCACGTTCCGGTTTGCGCCGACATTCACGAGCTGGATGTTCTTTTTGTGGAAGAGCACGACGATGTGGTGAACCCGCTGGGCGTGAAAGGCGTGGGCGAAATCGGGATTGTGGGTATGCCGGCCGCCATTGCCAACGCTATTTTTCACGCAACGGGCAAGCGCGTCCGCGAGCTTCCCATCACGCTCGATAAGCTGATGTAA
- the treY gene encoding malto-oligosyltrehalose synthase has translation MYNPLSTYRLQLNDSFPLAAVEKLWPYLRDLGIKTIYAAPIFEATPGSTHGYDGVDPARIAPEIGTTEQLEALARQLNDADMGWLQDIVPNHMAFHQHNTWLVDLLEKGPLSRYKDFFDLTYTSDMYHGRLMAPFLGESLEKTLEQGALRVIYDRDRLMLQCFDNQFPLKPGSYVTVLGPEAQTDAQHQWLALLEQLHAIDEPETLAIAWDECLTQLTALAKTDSGRTWIDTRLQAVNNQPETLAALVHEQHYELCAWTEAMRRINYRRFFTVNGLICLNMQNKDVFDQYHDLIAKLVKKGLFQGVRVDHVDGLYDPETYLNRLRELVGPEAYVVVEKIQQADEPMPAQWPIQGSSGYDFLAQVNNLLTDPTGEAPLTEFFESLVGTHTPMDKRIRDRKAYILYAHMGGELNNLLDHFHDLNLAEPDAGVTDAALRLAIGELLIHCPVYRYYGNQLPLEPAEATALRKLFTAIRTEKPDLKSAGDLLEEVLLTKPPVADADYRDRAQRFYSRVMQFTGPLMAKGVEDTLMYTYNRFIGHNEVGDSPGRFGLSVADFHQTMQERQQHLPLSMNGLSTHDTKRGEDARARLNVLTSLPHEWLAEVQEWQTLNADLKTDNAPDPNDEYLLYQSLLASYPMPTGTGEAIAVARVTADGDDPDTIAERFDSFLQKALHEAKRHVSEQHKPGDDAYIEATRAFARGLLDPSRPFWNRFESFLIRIADAGITHSLAQVALKNTCPGIPDLYQGAEGWDLSFVDPDNRRPVDFDQRRAWLAQANKDTTNPTALWRERWSGEVKFYLTYKLLQARRQNPDLFGYGAYIPLTLNGPLREYALAFARQHEDRWLVVVVPLYTARLCREQGITDPTQLDWQGTRVLLPDGAPNNWTSVLTGATVSELDLNTLLGQWPVAILQ, from the coding sequence ATGTACAACCCTCTCAGTACCTACCGATTACAACTCAACGATTCGTTTCCGCTGGCGGCCGTCGAAAAGCTCTGGCCCTACCTGCGCGATCTGGGCATCAAAACGATTTATGCAGCGCCCATCTTTGAAGCTACCCCCGGCAGTACGCACGGGTACGATGGCGTGGACCCGGCCCGGATTGCCCCCGAAATTGGCACAACCGAGCAGCTCGAAGCCCTTGCCCGGCAACTGAACGACGCCGACATGGGCTGGCTTCAGGACATTGTGCCCAACCACATGGCGTTTCACCAACACAATACCTGGCTGGTCGACCTGCTCGAAAAAGGCCCTCTCTCGCGCTACAAAGACTTTTTTGACCTGACCTATACCAGCGATATGTACCACGGGCGGCTCATGGCCCCCTTTCTGGGCGAATCGCTCGAAAAAACGCTCGAACAGGGGGCCTTGCGTGTGATTTACGACCGCGACCGGCTCATGCTCCAGTGTTTCGACAACCAGTTTCCGCTCAAACCCGGCTCGTACGTCACGGTGCTGGGGCCCGAAGCCCAAACCGACGCCCAACATCAATGGCTTGCTCTCCTGGAACAGCTACACGCCATTGACGAGCCCGAAACGCTGGCCATTGCCTGGGACGAATGCCTGACTCAGTTGACAGCTCTGGCCAAAACCGACAGCGGCCGGACCTGGATTGATACCCGGCTGCAAGCGGTCAATAACCAGCCCGAAACGCTGGCCGCGCTGGTGCATGAGCAGCATTACGAACTCTGTGCCTGGACCGAAGCGATGCGCCGGATCAATTACCGCCGTTTTTTTACGGTCAACGGGCTGATCTGCCTCAACATGCAGAACAAAGACGTGTTCGATCAGTACCACGACCTGATTGCCAAACTGGTCAAAAAAGGCTTGTTTCAGGGCGTTCGGGTCGACCATGTCGATGGCCTGTACGACCCCGAAACCTACCTCAACCGACTCCGCGAGCTGGTGGGCCCAGAAGCTTACGTGGTGGTCGAAAAAATTCAGCAGGCAGACGAGCCCATGCCCGCTCAATGGCCCATTCAGGGCAGCAGCGGCTACGATTTTCTGGCGCAGGTGAACAACCTCCTCACCGACCCTACCGGCGAGGCTCCGCTGACCGAGTTTTTCGAGTCGCTCGTGGGTACGCATACGCCCATGGACAAACGCATCCGCGACCGTAAGGCTTACATCCTGTACGCGCACATGGGCGGAGAACTGAACAACCTCCTCGACCACTTCCATGATCTCAACCTGGCCGAACCCGACGCCGGGGTAACCGATGCCGCGCTTCGGCTGGCCATTGGCGAGCTGCTCATTCACTGCCCGGTGTACCGCTATTACGGCAACCAACTGCCGCTCGAACCCGCCGAGGCAACGGCTCTGCGAAAGTTGTTTACGGCCATCCGCACCGAAAAACCGGACCTAAAATCGGCCGGCGATCTGTTGGAAGAGGTGCTGCTGACCAAGCCACCCGTGGCCGATGCGGACTACCGCGACCGGGCCCAGCGGTTTTACAGTCGGGTAATGCAGTTTACGGGACCACTGATGGCCAAAGGCGTAGAAGACACGCTCATGTACACCTACAACAGGTTTATTGGGCACAACGAAGTAGGCGACTCACCGGGGCGGTTCGGGCTGTCGGTGGCCGATTTTCACCAGACCATGCAGGAGCGGCAGCAGCACCTACCACTGAGTATGAACGGCCTCTCGACCCACGACACCAAGCGGGGCGAAGATGCCCGCGCCCGGCTCAACGTGCTCACATCCCTGCCACACGAGTGGCTCGCCGAAGTACAGGAATGGCAAACGCTCAACGCCGACCTGAAAACAGACAACGCCCCCGACCCCAACGACGAATATTTGCTGTACCAGTCGCTGCTGGCGAGTTATCCCATGCCCACCGGTACGGGCGAGGCTATTGCCGTAGCCCGTGTAACGGCCGATGGCGATGACCCGGATACTATTGCCGAGCGGTTCGACAGTTTTCTGCAAAAGGCCCTGCACGAAGCCAAACGGCATGTTTCGGAGCAACACAAACCCGGCGACGATGCCTACATTGAAGCCACGAGGGCGTTTGCCCGCGGGTTGCTCGACCCCAGTCGGCCGTTCTGGAACCGGTTTGAGTCGTTTCTGATCCGTATTGCCGATGCGGGCATCACCCACTCGCTGGCACAGGTAGCCCTCAAGAATACCTGTCCCGGCATACCCGACCTGTATCAGGGCGCCGAGGGCTGGGACCTGAGCTTTGTGGACCCCGACAACCGGCGACCCGTCGATTTTGATCAGCGCCGGGCGTGGCTCGCGCAGGCAAACAAAGACACGACCAACCCAACAGCCCTATGGCGCGAACGGTGGAGTGGTGAGGTTAAGTTTTACCTGACGTACAAACTCTTGCAGGCCCGTCGGCAAAACCCCGATCTGTTCGGGTACGGGGCCTATATTCCCCTTACCCTCAACGGCCCTCTGCGTGAGTACGCGCTGGCATTTGCCCGGCAACACGAAGATCGTTGGCTGGTGGTGGTTGTGCCTCTGTACACAGCCCGCCTATGCCGCGAGCAGGGGATAACCGACCCAACCCAACTCGACTGGCAGGGCACGCGGGTTCTGTTGCCCGACGGAGCCCCGAACAACTGGACCAGCGTTCTCACCGGCGCGACTGTTTCAGAACTTGACCTGAACACGCTGTTGGGGCAGTGGCCCGTGGCTATACTTCAGTAA
- a CDS encoding FAD binding domain-containing protein yields the protein MKPFQYLRPTGVDAAVRDLTAQPDAAKFIAGGTNLIDLMKEQVEQPTTLVDINRLPLATVEELADGGLRLGALVTNADTAYHPLVEQRYPLLSQAILAGASAQLRNMATNGGNLFQRTRCYYFYDTSMPCNKRHSGPSQGPAGCGALHGYNRIHAILGTESADGNVHCIATHPSDMCVALAALEAVIRVSGPAGERTIPIADFHRLPGDAPQHDNTLRPGELVTAIDLPPNGFAQYYSYLKLRDRASYAFALVSVAAALELERSDASGDQISSARLAMGGVAHKPWRKPEAEALLIGQRPTREVFGRAADALLNGAQGYGHNTFKIELAKRAIVRALSQAAKLEPTE from the coding sequence ATGAAGCCATTCCAGTACCTACGTCCAACCGGCGTCGACGCAGCCGTGCGCGACCTGACCGCCCAACCCGATGCCGCCAAATTCATTGCGGGCGGCACCAACCTGATCGACCTGATGAAGGAGCAGGTGGAGCAACCCACTACACTTGTCGACATCAACCGCCTGCCGCTGGCCACCGTTGAAGAGCTTGCAGATGGTGGCCTCCGGCTCGGAGCTCTTGTCACCAATGCCGACACGGCCTACCATCCACTGGTCGAGCAACGCTACCCGCTCTTGTCGCAGGCGATTCTGGCGGGGGCTTCGGCGCAGTTGCGCAACATGGCCACCAACGGCGGCAACCTCTTTCAGCGTACGCGGTGCTACTATTTTTACGACACCTCCATGCCCTGCAACAAACGACACAGCGGCCCCAGTCAGGGTCCGGCGGGTTGCGGAGCGTTGCACGGCTACAACCGGATTCACGCAATTCTGGGTACCGAGTCGGCCGATGGCAACGTGCATTGCATTGCCACCCACCCCTCCGACATGTGCGTGGCACTGGCGGCCCTCGAAGCCGTCATCCGGGTATCGGGGCCGGCGGGTGAGCGCACAATCCCGATTGCTGATTTTCACCGCCTGCCGGGCGATGCTCCCCAGCACGACAACACGCTCCGGCCGGGCGAGCTGGTTACGGCTATTGATCTGCCCCCCAACGGCTTTGCCCAATACTACAGCTACCTCAAACTCCGCGACCGGGCCTCGTATGCCTTTGCGCTGGTGTCGGTAGCAGCCGCACTCGAACTCGAACGGTCCGACGCTTCGGGCGATCAGATAAGCAGTGCCCGGCTTGCCATGGGGGGCGTGGCCCACAAGCCCTGGCGCAAACCCGAAGCCGAGGCTCTGCTCATTGGCCAACGACCCACCCGCGAGGTCTTCGGGCGGGCTGCTGATGCCCTGCTCAACGGGGCTCAGGGGTATGGGCACAACACCTTCAAAATTGAGCTGGCCAAACGCGCCATTGTACGCGCTCTGAGCCAGGCAGCCAAACTTGAACCAACTGAATAA